Proteins from a single region of Xiphophorus maculatus strain JP 163 A chromosome 22, X_maculatus-5.0-male, whole genome shotgun sequence:
- the LOC102220303 gene encoding transmembrane protein 41A-A-like — protein MRSLAGLTVIVATASVYLYLLSTHLPPGPTQLQPGSEPEGEAVREYRLTFPSDLESLQELANTLKFYKTENYSYVLLLFCSAYLYKQSFAIPGSSFLNMLGGAIFGPWVGLMLTCLLATFGSTFCFLLSSAFGKQYVVHFFPEKVALLQMKVEENRSSLFFFLLFLRFFPMTPNWFLNITCPVLNIPLSIFFFSVLIGLIPYNFICVRTGSVLSQLSSLDDIFSWGTLTQLLAIALMALLPGALIKRFGTAHLKLDGVTSNGTGRDRKSR, from the exons ATGCGCTCCTTAGCGGGACTAACTGTCATCGTGGCGACTGCAAGTGTCTACCTCTACCTGCTGTCGACGCACCTTCCCCCGGGACCGACGCAGCTCCAGCCGGGGTCTGAACCGGAGGGAGAGGCCGTACGAGAGTACAG GCTGACGTTTCCATCAGACCTGGAGTCACTACAGGAACTGGCCAACACGCTCAAGTTTTACAAAACAGAGAACTACAGCTACGTTCTGCTACTGTTCTGTAGCGCCTACCTATATAAGCAGTCCTTCGCCATACCTGGGTCCTCCTTCCTG AACATGTTGGGGGGGGCTATTTTCGGACCCTGGGTGGGTCTGATGCTGACCTGCTTGCTCGCCACTTTCGGCTCCACgttctgcttcctgttgtcCTCGGCGTTTGGGAAGCAGTATGTGGTTCACTTCTTCCCAGAGAAAGTGGCTCTGCTGCAGATGAAG GTGGAGGAGAATCGTAGCAGCTtattcttcttcctcctcttccttcgtTTTTTCCCCATGACTCCTAACTGGTTCCTTAACATCACCTGTCCTGTCCTCAACATCCCTCtatccattttcttcttctctgtatTAATAG GTTTAATCCCGTACAACTTCATCTGTGTGCGTACGGGCTCCGTCCTCTCACAATTGTCCTCTTTAGACGACATCTTCTCGTGGGGGACGCTGACTCAGCTGCTGGCCATTGCGCTCATGGCTCTGCTGCCCGGAGCGCTCATCAAACGCTTTGGCACCGCTCACCTCAAGCTGGATGGCGTCACCAGCAATGGAACCGGCCGGGACAGGAAGAGCAGATGA